Proteins encoded by one window of Candidatus Eremiobacterota bacterium:
- a CDS encoding alpha-2-macroglobulin family protein produces MKKALVVLLLVCAGALILSGLASCKKTVPEQSAVPPPPKNVGTLEVVMGVPTGQVTEEEELSTVTAYFNQPMAPLTTVPKDDSTGPMIFDPPLAGKYRWLGTSTLTFTPREPFPNGIQVKATVPAGTKSLYGAALAKEYSWTFETLKPQLKESFPENEKRFVAIDKPFFLLFNMPLDTAKAKMFIDFAAINKKKNRLPVTFTVREATAADKDIPEKWKKENVLVVTASYPLGRSTTYSILLKAGLPGKNATMGMAEKTELTFTTQNPFAAVKPKTKPKINPEDHIAFRFTNPVYIKDLARNLSFSPEVKIPDYYEQYEWDTETPDFYIDFKPQTEYKVTIRGTLKDVFGNTLGKDVVYPFKTTDYDPSFSMAEGNGVIEAKSRQQFPVYFCNIKKVRLKMAKVPKDDVIPVLTYNSDQNRGKLIDSYEVNREWDISLPRNEKRALPITMSEVLGKDKTGIVSIVLDHETLLRNQGRTADSFVQVTNLGVTGKFSPENGVVWVTSLDKGEPVEKAKVEIRDDDNKVLWTGETDRKGTVETKGWAMLGLKKKDRWDTPTLWIFASKDKDLAFINSAWGWGISPWAFNIDYNYNPDECEYQGSLFTERGLYRGGEEVKLKGIFREKRWGKWAVSRLNEVNLRVTDSRGEKVFKKNIRLSPFGSFDRSIALEGNAPTGLYSMSLWCSPPGMKEPLEVASGTFRVEAYETADFKVNVGSTRPDYVMQDTYRGFIQGWYLFGAPMAGEKVSWKFRLTPYDFTPKGYEDYLFGPMGLDYDGREGREDREDGEQSSLLGSGEGKLNREGKIDVSVPLKAEKVTRTMLLTVEGSVTAANRKELSGAGEYLVHKGDFYIGVKPLSSFISAKSGQSIEFITVTPDGKKVTGTPLKVDICRREWHSVRKSGMYGSREWVTEMKDEPVKSFEVKTKDQPVSISFTPEKAGYYVVKAQGSDRKQNVVLSEAGFYASGTDYVSWARSEDNMMELVKDRKEYRPGDKARIIIKSPYEKAKALVTFEREFVMQRKVIDVKGSADVFEFDVEHDDMPNVFVSVLLVQGRVADEKFQDGEDLGKPSFRIGYINIPVASENRKLKVSVKSDRERYKPGDEVEVKLKLENSEGKPVVGEVCLAAADVGVLSLIDYKTPSYYKDFYGSRSLSVESADTRLHIIGQRDYGEKGKSGGGGGVDLASLAMRSNFKATAYWNPTIVTNRQGEATVRFKLPDNLTTFRLMAVAETKDSMFGSGEQEFTVTKPLLLKPSHPRFVTIHDRFQAGVLVFNGTKEQGEVAVQIESQGLTCEGGPSQSISLAPGQEKEVLYTFKAETPGKAKLSFGVRMGSETDGLICEIPVQVPVLTEAVATFNSTEADKAQEKLAIPGNIDPVTGSLSVALSSTAMVGLKGGINYLVYYPYECCEQKLSKIMPALMAQDLVEAFDLSSNLKGKQYRDFIQSYLKALENYQKESGGFSLWEEEKSSEREYLSCYAMYALAVAKEKGYKVDDGVVKKGLGYLKAVLTRQASSTWSLPYGERGIYNTKCFALYDLYLMGASDPSYLALLYSKREKMSLFGQALLLRTLHREPSMKEQERELGAALMNKIKTSPTSAHFEEGTDDAGLQWIYDSNVRTTALLLQAFIECDVNFPDVSKVVKWLTAQQKRGRWGTTQENVYCFSALSAYLRKYEKQVPDYDVKVLLGSQDILDASFKGREMKVPSKEVPMRDLKAGADSPVVFEKRGKGRLYYTLRLKYMPLEKSPCKDEGIAVFKTIEPVDQVKEGEALKAGAVYKVTLSVVTPQERSFVVVDDPLPGGFVVVNTALATEKGELSRKLAKLRLDEQEGLWGSTFDHSEIYDDRVLIFADCLHAGEHRFTYFVRALYFGTYMMPSTKAEQMYEPEVFGYSEQKTVEIK; encoded by the coding sequence ATGAAAAAGGCATTGGTAGTCCTCCTGCTGGTGTGCGCTGGCGCCCTGATCCTCTCGGGTCTTGCCTCATGCAAGAAAACAGTCCCTGAGCAGAGCGCGGTTCCCCCTCCGCCAAAAAACGTGGGGACTCTGGAGGTGGTGATGGGAGTCCCCACTGGACAGGTCACCGAAGAGGAGGAGCTCTCTACCGTCACTGCCTATTTCAACCAGCCCATGGCGCCCCTCACCACGGTGCCCAAAGATGACTCGACGGGCCCTATGATCTTTGATCCGCCTCTTGCGGGAAAATACCGCTGGCTTGGAACCTCGACCCTCACCTTTACCCCCCGGGAGCCCTTTCCCAATGGAATACAGGTGAAGGCCACGGTGCCGGCCGGGACCAAGTCTCTTTACGGGGCGGCCCTTGCCAAGGAGTACAGCTGGACTTTCGAGACTCTCAAGCCCCAGCTGAAAGAGTCCTTTCCAGAAAATGAGAAGAGATTCGTTGCCATTGACAAGCCTTTTTTCCTTCTCTTCAACATGCCCCTGGACACTGCAAAGGCAAAAATGTTCATAGATTTTGCCGCCATTAACAAGAAAAAGAACCGCCTGCCTGTAACCTTCACCGTGAGGGAAGCCACGGCTGCCGACAAGGACATTCCCGAAAAATGGAAGAAGGAAAATGTCCTTGTGGTGACGGCTTCCTATCCTCTCGGGCGGAGCACTACGTACAGCATCCTGCTCAAGGCCGGGCTGCCGGGGAAGAACGCCACCATGGGGATGGCCGAGAAGACCGAGCTCACCTTTACCACGCAGAATCCCTTCGCCGCCGTGAAACCCAAGACAAAGCCCAAGATAAACCCTGAGGACCATATCGCCTTCAGATTCACCAACCCTGTCTATATCAAGGACCTGGCCAGGAACCTCTCTTTCTCGCCTGAGGTCAAGATTCCCGATTATTATGAACAATACGAGTGGGACACTGAAACACCTGATTTTTACATAGACTTCAAGCCCCAGACGGAATACAAGGTGACCATCAGGGGCACCCTCAAGGACGTGTTCGGGAATACCCTCGGGAAAGATGTAGTCTATCCCTTCAAGACCACTGATTATGACCCCTCGTTCTCGATGGCGGAAGGCAACGGCGTCATCGAGGCAAAGTCCAGGCAGCAGTTTCCTGTCTATTTCTGCAATATAAAAAAGGTGCGCCTCAAGATGGCCAAGGTGCCCAAGGATGACGTGATTCCCGTTCTCACTTACAACAGCGATCAGAATCGCGGGAAGCTAATCGATTCTTACGAGGTCAACAGGGAATGGGATATAAGCCTCCCCCGGAATGAGAAGCGCGCCCTCCCCATCACCATGAGCGAGGTCCTGGGCAAGGATAAGACAGGAATTGTCTCCATTGTGCTGGACCATGAAACATTGCTTCGCAACCAGGGAAGAACAGCCGATTCCTTTGTACAGGTCACCAACCTCGGCGTCACCGGTAAATTCTCCCCGGAAAACGGTGTCGTCTGGGTCACCTCTCTCGACAAGGGAGAGCCTGTCGAGAAGGCCAAGGTGGAGATCCGCGATGACGACAACAAAGTCCTCTGGACCGGCGAAACGGACAGGAAGGGCACTGTGGAGACCAAAGGCTGGGCCATGCTGGGTCTGAAGAAGAAGGACCGCTGGGATACGCCGACACTCTGGATATTTGCGAGCAAGGATAAGGACCTTGCCTTTATCAACTCTGCCTGGGGATGGGGCATCTCCCCCTGGGCATTCAACATCGACTATAATTACAACCCCGATGAATGTGAGTACCAGGGGAGCCTTTTCACCGAGAGGGGGCTTTACCGCGGTGGAGAAGAGGTGAAGCTCAAGGGCATTTTCCGCGAGAAGCGCTGGGGGAAATGGGCCGTCTCGCGCCTCAATGAGGTGAACCTGAGGGTCACCGACTCGCGGGGCGAGAAGGTTTTCAAGAAAAATATCAGGCTCTCGCCCTTCGGTTCCTTTGACAGGTCCATTGCCCTTGAGGGAAATGCCCCTACGGGCCTGTACTCCATGAGCCTGTGGTGCTCCCCGCCCGGCATGAAGGAGCCTTTAGAGGTGGCCTCCGGGACCTTCCGCGTCGAGGCTTATGAGACGGCGGACTTCAAGGTCAACGTGGGATCCACCAGGCCCGACTATGTCATGCAGGATACCTACAGGGGCTTCATCCAGGGATGGTATCTTTTCGGCGCCCCCATGGCAGGGGAAAAGGTCTCATGGAAGTTCAGGCTCACTCCCTATGACTTCACGCCCAAGGGCTATGAGGACTATCTTTTCGGCCCCATGGGCCTGGATTATGACGGCAGGGAGGGCAGAGAAGACAGGGAAGACGGGGAGCAGAGCTCCCTTCTCGGGTCAGGCGAAGGGAAGCTGAACAGGGAGGGCAAGATAGATGTGAGCGTCCCTCTCAAGGCGGAGAAGGTCACGAGGACCATGCTTCTCACCGTTGAGGGCTCCGTGACGGCGGCAAACAGGAAAGAGCTCTCAGGAGCCGGTGAGTATCTTGTGCACAAGGGTGATTTTTACATCGGCGTGAAGCCGTTGAGTTCCTTCATCTCCGCAAAGAGCGGCCAGAGCATAGAGTTTATCACCGTGACGCCCGACGGGAAGAAGGTCACAGGCACTCCGCTGAAAGTGGACATATGCAGGCGCGAGTGGCACTCCGTGAGGAAATCTGGAATGTACGGGAGCCGCGAGTGGGTGACCGAGATGAAGGATGAGCCTGTCAAATCCTTCGAGGTGAAAACCAAGGATCAGCCCGTATCGATAAGCTTCACTCCAGAGAAGGCGGGCTATTATGTCGTCAAAGCCCAGGGCTCCGACAGAAAGCAGAACGTGGTCCTCAGCGAGGCAGGGTTTTATGCCTCGGGAACCGATTACGTCTCCTGGGCGCGCAGCGAGGACAACATGATGGAGCTGGTAAAGGACAGGAAGGAATACAGGCCCGGCGACAAGGCCCGCATCATCATCAAGTCCCCTTACGAAAAGGCAAAAGCTCTTGTCACCTTCGAGCGTGAGTTTGTCATGCAGAGAAAGGTGATTGACGTGAAGGGGAGCGCCGATGTCTTCGAGTTTGACGTGGAGCATGATGATATGCCCAATGTCTTTGTCTCGGTGCTCCTTGTCCAGGGAAGGGTCGCCGACGAGAAGTTCCAGGACGGCGAAGACCTGGGGAAGCCTTCCTTCAGGATAGGCTATATCAACATTCCTGTCGCATCGGAGAACAGGAAGCTGAAAGTTTCCGTCAAGTCAGACAGGGAGAGATATAAGCCCGGCGACGAGGTGGAGGTCAAGCTGAAGCTTGAGAACAGCGAAGGGAAGCCTGTGGTAGGCGAGGTATGCCTTGCCGCAGCCGATGTGGGAGTGCTGAGCCTCATCGATTACAAGACGCCCTCGTATTACAAGGACTTTTACGGTTCCCGCTCCCTCTCGGTGGAGTCGGCCGACACGCGCCTCCATATCATAGGGCAGCGTGACTACGGTGAGAAAGGAAAATCCGGCGGCGGCGGCGGAGTTGACCTTGCCTCCCTCGCCATGAGGAGCAACTTCAAGGCCACGGCATACTGGAATCCTACGATTGTCACCAACAGGCAGGGTGAGGCCACGGTAAGGTTCAAGCTTCCCGACAACCTCACGACCTTCAGGCTCATGGCCGTGGCAGAGACCAAAGACTCCATGTTCGGGTCGGGGGAGCAGGAGTTCACGGTGACCAAGCCGCTCCTCCTCAAGCCCTCCCATCCCCGCTTCGTGACCATACATGACAGGTTCCAGGCAGGTGTCCTCGTATTCAACGGCACCAAGGAGCAGGGTGAGGTGGCGGTGCAGATCGAGAGCCAGGGGCTTACATGTGAAGGCGGGCCTTCCCAGTCCATCTCCCTGGCCCCGGGCCAGGAGAAGGAGGTGCTCTATACTTTCAAAGCCGAGACTCCCGGCAAAGCGAAGCTCTCTTTCGGCGTCCGCATGGGCAGTGAGACTGACGGCCTCATATGCGAGATCCCTGTACAGGTCCCTGTTCTGACCGAAGCCGTGGCAACTTTCAATTCCACGGAGGCCGACAAGGCCCAGGAGAAGCTTGCCATCCCCGGCAACATCGATCCAGTCACAGGAAGCCTCTCGGTGGCCCTCTCCTCGACGGCGATGGTGGGCCTCAAGGGTGGGATCAATTACCTTGTTTATTACCCTTACGAGTGCTGCGAGCAGAAGCTCTCCAAAATAATGCCGGCCCTTATGGCGCAGGACCTCGTCGAGGCCTTTGACCTCTCGTCAAATCTCAAGGGGAAGCAGTACCGGGATTTCATCCAGTCCTATCTCAAGGCCCTGGAGAATTACCAGAAAGAGTCGGGCGGCTTCAGCCTCTGGGAGGAAGAGAAGAGCAGCGAGCGTGAATACCTCTCCTGCTATGCCATGTATGCCCTTGCCGTTGCAAAGGAAAAGGGCTATAAGGTCGATGACGGGGTGGTGAAGAAAGGCCTGGGCTACCTGAAGGCCGTGCTCACGAGGCAGGCCTCCTCTACCTGGAGCCTCCCTTACGGCGAGCGCGGCATCTATAACACCAAATGCTTTGCCCTCTATGACCTTTACCTCATGGGGGCGAGTGACCCCTCGTACCTTGCGCTCCTTTACAGCAAGAGGGAGAAGATGTCCCTCTTCGGGCAGGCCCTTCTTCTCAGGACGCTCCACAGGGAGCCCTCGATGAAGGAGCAGGAGAGAGAGCTCGGCGCTGCCCTGATGAACAAGATCAAGACCAGTCCCACCTCGGCACATTTCGAGGAGGGCACTGATGACGCAGGCCTCCAGTGGATTTACGACTCGAATGTCCGCACCACGGCCCTTCTGCTCCAGGCATTCATTGAATGTGACGTCAATTTCCCCGACGTGTCAAAAGTGGTGAAGTGGCTCACTGCACAGCAGAAAAGGGGACGGTGGGGCACCACCCAGGAGAACGTTTACTGTTTCAGCGCCCTCTCGGCGTATTTGCGAAAGTATGAAAAGCAGGTCCCCGACTATGACGTGAAGGTCCTGCTGGGCTCACAGGATATCCTGGATGCCTCTTTCAAGGGGCGGGAAATGAAGGTGCCGTCCAAGGAAGTGCCCATGAGGGATCTCAAGGCCGGCGCCGATTCGCCGGTGGTTTTTGAAAAGCGCGGCAAGGGCAGGCTCTATTACACGCTCCGCCTCAAGTACATGCCCCTTGAGAAGTCGCCATGCAAGGATGAAGGGATTGCAGTCTTCAAGACCATCGAGCCAGTGGACCAGGTGAAGGAGGGCGAAGCCCTCAAGGCCGGTGCTGTCTACAAAGTGACCCTCAGCGTGGTGACACCCCAGGAGAGGAGCTTTGTCGTGGTGGACGATCCCCTCCCCGGCGGCTTTGTGGTCGTCAACACGGCCCTGGCCACGGAGAAGGGCGAGCTTTCGAGGAAGCTCGCGAAGCTCCGCCTCGATGAGCAGGAGGGTCTCTGGGGCTCAACCTTTGACCACTCGGAGATTTACGATGACAGGGTCCTCATCTTTGCCGACTGCCTCCATGCCGGCGAGCACCGCTTCACCTATTTCGTGAGAGCCCTTTACTTTGGAACTTACATGATGCCCTCCACAAAGGCTGAGCAGATGTATGAGCCAGAGGTCTTCGGCTATTCCGAGCAGAAAACGGTGGAGATAAAATGA
- a CDS encoding PAS domain-containing sensor histidine kinase, with translation MERKPREIERGVDESHTHGSLPVLLGTLFASFHDSVVITDLEGKIQRVSKGTLTSHGFSDEGEILGRSAFDLIHPSEYERARRNLAIALESGLVKDAEYLLVRKDGTTFYGELTASTLCSESGAPAGFVAITKDITARKENEEKLSFFYNAVNAALVGFLVIDRSGTLYYANEYFSNLLGFEKREMAGRDICSFFSEATRELLVTRIGLGTIAGRWHEDLVALEKDGGTIEVATFFSPYIDEEGSVKGYLVTLVDISGERQLRRDLAEKVRDMEIFGHIIAHDFKTPLISIQEFSRLLAEHATNKLCDEEKDMLARIVSGSREALAMIDDLRRYYLIDREEEHYAEVDVKAMLEQISMQIKAEDRFARVRIVPEGELPLMMVRPSAFHHILHNLLENGAKFGASLISVRYDRHRDFHRFTISDDGWGIEPFFIKKVFDIFSRSPKARKESSGTGIGLAIVQRMVKKHGGRITAESIEGKGTTFSLEIPVTPS, from the coding sequence TTGGAGAGAAAGCCAAGGGAAATAGAGCGTGGGGTCGATGAGAGCCACACCCACGGGAGCCTGCCGGTGCTCCTGGGCACCCTTTTTGCCTCCTTTCATGATTCAGTGGTCATTACCGATCTGGAAGGGAAAATTCAGAGAGTGAGCAAGGGGACCCTCACAAGTCACGGTTTTTCTGATGAGGGGGAAATACTCGGCAGGAGCGCCTTTGATCTCATCCACCCCTCTGAGTATGAGCGGGCGCGCCGGAATCTTGCAATCGCCCTCGAGTCGGGCCTTGTGAAGGATGCTGAATATCTCCTGGTAAGGAAGGACGGCACCACCTTCTACGGGGAGCTCACTGCAAGCACGCTGTGCAGCGAGTCGGGAGCGCCTGCGGGCTTCGTCGCCATCACAAAAGATATCACGGCAAGAAAGGAAAACGAAGAAAAGCTCAGTTTTTTCTATAATGCGGTGAATGCCGCCCTTGTGGGGTTCCTGGTGATAGACCGGTCGGGGACCCTTTATTATGCCAACGAGTACTTTTCCAACCTGCTGGGGTTCGAAAAGAGGGAGATGGCGGGCCGCGATATATGCTCCTTTTTTTCTGAGGCCACGCGGGAGCTCCTGGTAACAAGGATAGGCCTGGGAACCATAGCAGGCAGGTGGCATGAAGACCTTGTCGCCCTGGAGAAGGATGGGGGAACCATAGAGGTGGCAACGTTCTTTTCCCCTTACATAGATGAAGAGGGCTCAGTGAAGGGCTATCTGGTCACCCTGGTGGATATTTCGGGGGAGAGGCAGCTGAGGCGCGATCTTGCCGAAAAGGTAAGAGACATGGAGATCTTCGGCCATATCATCGCCCATGACTTCAAGACCCCCCTCATCTCGATACAGGAATTCTCCAGGCTTCTCGCAGAGCATGCCACCAATAAGCTCTGCGATGAGGAAAAGGATATGCTGGCGCGGATTGTGTCAGGCTCAAGAGAGGCTCTTGCCATGATTGACGATCTGCGCAGGTACTATCTCATCGACAGGGAAGAGGAGCATTATGCCGAGGTTGACGTGAAGGCCATGCTCGAGCAGATCTCAATGCAGATAAAAGCCGAGGACCGGTTCGCCCGGGTAAGGATAGTGCCAGAAGGGGAGCTTCCCTTGATGATGGTCCGCCCTTCGGCATTTCATCACATCCTGCACAACCTGCTGGAGAACGGCGCAAAGTTCGGAGCCAGCCTTATTTCTGTCAGGTACGACCGGCACCGTGACTTTCACCGGTTCACTATCAGTGACGACGGGTGGGGAATTGAGCCTTTTTTCATCAAGAAGGTCTTTGATATCTTCAGCAGGTCCCCCAAGGCGAGAAAGGAAAGCTCCGGTACGGGAATCGGTCTTGCCATAGTCCAGAGGATGGTAAAGAAGCACGGCGGGAGAATAACCGCGGAGAGCATCGAGGGGAAAGGGACCACCTTTTCCCTCGAGATTCCCGTGACTCCCTCCTGA
- a CDS encoding SDR family oxidoreductase — protein sequence MKRILVTGGAGFIGSHLVRELLKRGHEVLCVDNLFTGSKENLRELMGERNFEFIRHDIIEPLTVEVDEIYNLACPASPIHYQYNPIKTIKCSTLGMINMLGLAKRVKARILQASTSEVYGDPEVHPQKESYWGNVNPIGIRSCYDEGKRVAECLCMDYHRMNGVDVKIVRIFNTYGPQMAQNDGRVVSNFLVQALKNEPITIYGDGTQTRSFMYVSDLVEGLIAMMECPAFIGPVNLGNPEEYTIKDIAEQVSIICRSGSRIIHEPLPQDDPRRRKPDISLAREKLGWSPRVTLNEGLGYTKEYFAARLNLQRQ from the coding sequence ATGAAAAGGATTCTTGTTACCGGCGGCGCCGGCTTCATAGGTTCGCACCTCGTGAGGGAGCTCTTGAAGCGCGGCCACGAAGTGCTCTGTGTCGATAACCTCTTCACAGGGTCAAAAGAGAACCTCAGGGAGCTCATGGGGGAAAGGAACTTTGAGTTCATCAGGCACGATATCATTGAGCCTCTCACCGTGGAAGTCGATGAAATCTATAACCTGGCGTGCCCTGCCTCGCCAATACACTATCAGTATAACCCCATCAAGACCATCAAGTGCTCGACGCTCGGTATGATCAACATGCTCGGGCTTGCCAAGCGGGTCAAAGCCAGGATACTCCAGGCTTCGACCTCTGAGGTCTACGGCGATCCCGAGGTCCATCCCCAGAAGGAGTCATACTGGGGAAATGTAAATCCCATAGGAATTCGCTCCTGTTATGACGAAGGCAAGCGCGTGGCTGAATGCCTCTGCATGGATTACCACAGGATGAACGGTGTTGATGTAAAGATAGTGAGGATTTTCAACACCTACGGCCCCCAGATGGCCCAGAACGACGGGCGCGTCGTTTCCAATTTCCTGGTCCAGGCCCTCAAGAACGAGCCAATCACCATCTATGGCGACGGCACGCAGACAAGGAGCTTCATGTATGTCTCCGACCTTGTGGAGGGCCTCATCGCCATGATGGAGTGCCCCGCCTTCATCGGGCCGGTGAACCTGGGCAATCCCGAAGAGTATACCATAAAAGACATTGCAGAGCAGGTCAGCATAATCTGCCGATCTGGCTCCAGGATCATCCATGAGCCTCTCCCCCAGGATGATCCAAGACGCCGGAAGCCTGACATATCCCTGGCCCGGGAAAAGCTTGGCTGGAGCCCCAGGGTGACCCTCAATGAAGGCCTCGGGTACACGAAAGAGTACTTTGCGGCAAGGTTGAACCTCCAGAGACAATAA
- a CDS encoding WbqC family protein, giving the protein MTIGILQPGYLPWLGFFEQLYRSDLFVIYDDVTFDKGGWRNRNRIKTPGGWCWLTVPLEQENLTATLVKDVKINNRTDWKKKHLASIAQYYRKARFFTETIGIFEEAYGKHWEMLIDIDMFFIRRLMEFLEIDRPLVCSSSLAIEGDRNGRLISLCMHFGADRFYEGKAGAAYIEEERFRSHGIEVLFQEYVHPVYTQLYGEFVPYLSVADLTFNHGKESLPILLSQRR; this is encoded by the coding sequence ATGACCATAGGCATCCTTCAGCCCGGCTACCTTCCCTGGCTCGGCTTCTTCGAGCAGCTTTACAGGAGCGATCTCTTTGTCATTTATGATGACGTCACCTTTGACAAGGGAGGGTGGAGAAACCGCAACAGAATAAAGACCCCGGGGGGATGGTGCTGGCTCACTGTGCCCCTCGAGCAGGAAAACCTCACGGCCACCCTGGTGAAAGACGTGAAAATCAATAACAGGACAGACTGGAAAAAGAAGCACCTCGCCTCGATAGCGCAATATTACCGAAAGGCGCGTTTTTTCACTGAGACCATAGGCATCTTTGAAGAGGCCTATGGAAAGCACTGGGAAATGCTCATTGATATCGACATGTTCTTTATCAGGAGGCTCATGGAGTTCCTTGAGATTGACAGGCCCCTCGTATGTTCTTCATCGCTGGCCATAGAGGGCGACAGGAATGGAAGGCTCATCTCACTGTGCATGCATTTCGGCGCCGACAGGTTTTACGAGGGCAAGGCGGGGGCAGCCTATATCGAGGAGGAGAGATTCAGGAGCCACGGGATAGAAGTCCTCTTCCAGGAGTATGTCCACCCGGTCTATACCCAGCTTTACGGGGAGTTCGTGCCGTACCTCTCGGTGGCAGATCTTACCTTCAATCATGGAAAAGAAAGCCTCCCGATACTTCTCTCTCAGAGGAGGTAA
- a CDS encoding GDP-mannose 4,6-dehydratase: MSTTVLITGGAGFIGSNFVRYLRQKYPSYTIVVLDALTYAGTMDNLPGNINEVENFSFWYGNVRNSELVDTLVEQSDIVVHFAAETHVTRSIFDNLLFFETDILGTQAVANAVVNHARKVKRFIHISTSEVYGTATTEVMDEDHPLLPMSPYASAKAGADRLVYSYWATYDIPAVIVRPFNNFGPHQHLEKAIPRFITSCLLDEPLTVHGDGSAERDWIFVEDHCRALDMIIHCDIEKVKGQVINIGTCRSVSIMDIASLIVKKMGRPQSMITSISDRPGQVFRHTAAIGKAKSILGWEPEFTLEEGLDRTIEWYSHNMKWWEKQLWMRHIPIITRDGKKSMH; the protein is encoded by the coding sequence ATGAGCACCACAGTCCTCATCACCGGGGGAGCCGGCTTTATCGGCTCCAATTTCGTGCGGTATCTCCGCCAGAAATATCCCTCCTACACCATCGTTGTCCTTGATGCGCTCACCTACGCGGGAACAATGGACAACCTCCCGGGGAACATCAATGAGGTCGAGAATTTCTCTTTCTGGTACGGCAACGTGAGAAACTCCGAGCTGGTGGATACCCTCGTGGAACAGTCAGACATCGTGGTCCACTTTGCCGCCGAAACCCACGTGACACGCTCGATTTTTGACAACCTTCTCTTCTTCGAGACGGACATCCTCGGCACCCAGGCCGTGGCGAACGCCGTGGTGAACCATGCCAGAAAGGTAAAGCGGTTTATCCATATCTCCACCTCGGAGGTGTACGGAACGGCCACCACCGAGGTCATGGACGAGGACCATCCCCTTCTCCCCATGAGCCCCTATGCGAGCGCCAAGGCAGGTGCCGACAGGCTTGTTTATTCCTACTGGGCCACCTATGACATACCGGCCGTCATTGTCCGCCCTTTCAATAACTTCGGCCCCCATCAGCACCTGGAGAAGGCCATTCCCCGGTTCATCACAAGCTGCCTGCTTGATGAGCCTCTCACTGTCCATGGCGACGGGAGCGCAGAGAGAGACTGGATCTTCGTGGAGGATCACTGCAGGGCTCTCGATATGATAATACACTGCGATATCGAGAAAGTGAAAGGCCAGGTCATCAATATCGGCACGTGCAGGAGCGTGAGCATAATGGATATCGCTTCCCTCATCGTGAAGAAGATGGGGAGGCCCCAGTCAATGATCACCTCCATCTCGGACAGGCCGGGCCAGGTGTTCCGCCATACGGCCGCTATCGGCAAGGCAAAAAGTATCCTGGGGTGGGAGCCTGAATTCACGCTGGAAGAGGGACTTGACAGGACCATCGAGTGGTACTCGCATAACATGAAGTGGTGGGAAAAACAGCTCTGGATGCGCCATATCCCTATCATCACAAGGGACGGAAAAAAGAGCATGCATTAA
- a CDS encoding aminotransferase class IV, whose product MPEKSPQGKKVIIVTAVSINGTITAAEEAKIPVFDHGFLYGDSIYETIRTYGKAPFLLKEHLERLARSGQAIELTIPFTLEECAAEMKRLAHHVEAEEYLYRVMVTRGEGKPGYRLDKLQKPTTVMICFEFKGFSPEYYRKGITLYTATVKRNDVACLNPAIKSGNLLNVRLAYMDAHRKGGDEALMLNLNNEIAECSSSNVFFVREGVLLTPALESGLLPGITRQFILRLALEIGITAREERLPADIISGCSECFVSSTIKALLPVRKVDETLFACPGEITGRLMEAFGRATRQSG is encoded by the coding sequence ATGCCGGAAAAGAGCCCGCAGGGAAAGAAGGTAATCATTGTGACGGCAGTAAGCATAAACGGCACCATCACGGCGGCAGAGGAAGCGAAGATACCGGTCTTCGATCATGGCTTTCTTTATGGAGACAGCATTTATGAGACCATCAGAACGTACGGGAAAGCGCCATTTCTGCTGAAAGAGCACCTTGAGCGCCTCGCGCGGTCCGGCCAGGCCATAGAACTCACCATCCCCTTCACCCTCGAGGAGTGTGCCGCCGAGATGAAGCGCCTGGCTCACCACGTTGAGGCCGAAGAGTATCTCTACAGGGTCATGGTGACGCGGGGTGAGGGCAAGCCGGGTTACCGCCTCGATAAGCTCCAGAAGCCCACGACAGTGATGATATGCTTTGAGTTCAAGGGCTTCTCCCCGGAATATTACCGGAAAGGAATTACCCTTTACACTGCCACGGTAAAACGCAATGACGTGGCATGCCTGAACCCCGCCATCAAGTCGGGCAACCTGCTCAATGTGAGGCTGGCCTACATGGACGCCCACAGGAAGGGAGGCGACGAGGCCCTCATGCTCAATCTCAACAACGAGATAGCTGAGTGCTCGTCAAGCAACGTGTTTTTTGTCAGAGAAGGCGTTCTTCTCACGCCTGCACTCGAGTCAGGCCTCCTGCCCGGAATTACGCGTCAGTTCATTCTCAGGCTCGCCCTGGAGATCGGCATCACTGCCCGGGAAGAGCGCCTCCCTGCCGACATCATCAGTGGATGCAGCGAGTGCTTTGTCTCGAGCACCATCAAGGCGCTCCTCCCTGTCCGGAAGGTTGACGAGACTCTCTTTGCCTGCCCGGGAGAGATCACGGGAAGGCTCATGGAAGCCTTCGGCAGGGCAACGAGGCAATCAGGATAG